Proteins from a genomic interval of Amycolatopsis sp. cg13:
- the guaB gene encoding IMP dehydrogenase, with protein sequence MTSESITPAVPSKFAMLGLTFDDVLLLPAESDVVPSAVDTSTQLTRNIKLNVPLVSAAMDTVTEARMAIAMARQGGIGVLQRNLPIDEQAAAVEVVKRSEAGMVTDPVTCAPDDTLAEVDALCARFRISGVPVTDASGALVGIITNRDMRFEVDHTRLVSEVMTRTPLVTAQVGVTAEAALGLLRRHKIEKLPIVDGAGKLRGLITVKDFVKTEQYPRASKDPDGRLVVGAAVGVGPDGHKRAMALAEAGVDVLMVDTAHGHSRAVVDTVRLLKKELGETVDIVGGNVATRAGAQALVDAGVDGVKVGVGPGSICTTRIVAGVGVPQISAIYEADQACRPAGVPVIGDGGIQYSGDIAKAIAAGASTVMLGSLLAGTAESPGDLILVNGKQFKVYRGMGSLGAMQSRGEAKSYSKDRYAQDDVLNEDKLVPEGIEGRIPFRGPLSNVVHQLVGGLRAGMGYAGAETIAAMQEAQLVRITAAGLKESHPHDITMTVEAPNYTTR encoded by the coding sequence GCGGAATCGGACGTGGTGCCCAGCGCGGTGGACACGAGCACGCAGCTCACTCGCAACATCAAGCTCAACGTTCCGCTGGTCTCCGCCGCGATGGACACGGTCACCGAGGCGCGGATGGCGATCGCCATGGCCCGCCAGGGCGGGATCGGCGTGCTGCAGCGCAACCTCCCGATCGACGAACAGGCGGCGGCGGTCGAGGTCGTCAAGCGGTCCGAGGCGGGCATGGTCACCGACCCGGTCACCTGCGCCCCGGACGACACCCTCGCCGAGGTCGACGCGCTGTGCGCGCGGTTCCGGATCTCCGGCGTCCCGGTCACCGACGCCTCCGGCGCGCTCGTGGGCATCATCACCAACCGCGACATGCGGTTCGAGGTCGACCACACGCGCCTCGTGAGCGAAGTCATGACGAGGACGCCGCTGGTGACGGCGCAGGTCGGCGTTACCGCGGAAGCCGCGCTCGGGCTGCTGCGCCGCCACAAGATCGAGAAGCTGCCGATCGTCGACGGCGCGGGCAAGCTGCGCGGCCTGATCACGGTCAAGGACTTCGTGAAGACCGAGCAGTACCCGCGGGCGTCGAAGGACCCGGACGGCCGCCTGGTCGTCGGTGCCGCGGTCGGCGTCGGGCCGGACGGGCACAAGCGCGCGATGGCGCTGGCCGAGGCCGGGGTGGACGTGCTGATGGTCGACACCGCGCACGGTCACTCGCGCGCGGTCGTGGACACGGTGCGGCTGCTGAAGAAGGAACTGGGCGAGACCGTCGACATTGTCGGCGGCAACGTAGCCACGCGGGCCGGTGCGCAGGCGCTGGTGGACGCGGGCGTGGACGGCGTGAAGGTCGGCGTCGGCCCGGGTTCGATCTGCACCACGCGGATCGTCGCGGGCGTGGGCGTGCCGCAGATCTCCGCGATCTACGAGGCGGACCAGGCCTGTCGTCCGGCGGGTGTTCCGGTGATCGGCGACGGCGGCATCCAGTACTCCGGCGATATCGCGAAGGCCATCGCGGCCGGTGCGTCCACCGTCATGCTGGGCAGCCTGCTCGCGGGTACCGCTGAGTCGCCTGGTGACCTGATCCTGGTCAACGGCAAGCAGTTCAAGGTCTATCGCGGCATGGGCTCGCTGGGCGCCATGCAGTCGCGCGGCGAGGCGAAGTCCTACTCCAAGGACCGCTACGCCCAGGACGACGTGCTCAACGAGGACAAGCTGGTGCCGGAAGGCATCGAGGGCCGGATCCCGTTCCGCGGCCCGCTGTCGAACGTCGTCCACCAGCTCGTCGGCGGTCTGCGCGCGGGCATGGGCTACGCGGGCGCGGAGACGATCGCGGCGATGCAGGAGGCGCAGCTGGTCCGGATCACCGCGGCCGGGCTGAAGGAAAGCCACCCGCACGACATCACCATGACGGTCGAGGCCCCGAACTACACGACCCGCTGA